A single Campylobacter hyointestinalis subsp. hyointestinalis DNA region contains:
- the murI gene encoding glutamate racemase — MKIAIFDSGFGGLSLLNEALKRFSGVEFIYFADNENAPYGTKSKDEIICLTKKCVKFLVDQKADMITIACNTATSAAITELRSSFSVPIIGMEPAIKLGANTGGDILVVATPATINGNKLSDLIHKVNLQSKTHLLALPKLVKFAQNMEFDSEEVFKYLKDEISKFDLSNIDLLVLGCTHFNYFKDSFRAILPDKIGIIDGVNGTINQMIRRLGGISKFGDKNSIRYISSTKNLDIKEIEPYLKRLDIMREIN, encoded by the coding sequence ATGAAAATAGCGATTTTTGACTCAGGCTTTGGCGGTCTTAGCCTTTTAAATGAAGCTTTGAAGCGCTTTAGCGGCGTAGAGTTTATATATTTTGCCGATAACGAAAATGCGCCTTATGGCACAAAAAGCAAAGATGAGATAATCTGCCTAACAAAAAAATGCGTGAAATTTTTAGTAGATCAAAAAGCAGATATGATAACTATAGCTTGTAATACAGCCACAAGTGCTGCTATAACTGAGCTTAGAAGTAGTTTTTCAGTGCCTATAATAGGAATGGAACCTGCTATAAAACTAGGAGCAAACACCGGTGGTGACATACTTGTAGTAGCTACGCCAGCTACCATAAACGGAAATAAATTATCAGACCTAATCCATAAAGTAAATTTGCAGAGCAAGACACATCTCTTAGCCTTGCCAAAACTCGTAAAATTTGCCCAAAATATGGAATTTGATAGCGAAGAGGTTTTTAAATATTTAAAAGATGAAATATCCAAATTTGATTTATCAAACATAGATTTACTAGTGCTTGGATGTACTCATTTTAACTATTTTAAAGATAGTTTTAGAGCTATTTTACCAGATAAAATCGGCATAATAGATGGTGTAAATGGTACGATAAATCAAATGATACGCAGACTAGGTGGAATTAGTAAATTTGGCGATAAAAACTCTATAAGATATATATCTTCAACGAAGAATTTAGACATAAAAGAGATAGAGCCTTATCTAAAAAGACTTGATATAATGAGAGAAATAAACTAA
- a CDS encoding menaquinone biosynthesis decarboxylase has protein sequence MQKYIDLLDKNGLLKIIDKPCDIDLEIAHLSYIEVKKNNSKALLFRNPTDKNGKKFDPVLTNTFGSFKALNLILKKDSNEIAKEIEKLLKPTKPSTFKEKIDFFTYLLSLRSVFPKRLKTKGASQECEFKEPNLYDLPILKTWEEDGGAFVTMGQVYTKDLDSNTQNLGMYRLQVHSKNELGMHWQIHKDAAHFFHKYKKAGIKMPVSVAIGGDPLYIWCGQAPLPKNIFELMLYGFIRKTPAKLVKSLTNDIFIPHDADYVIEGFVDTNRLKDEGKFGDHTGFYTPVEPFPVMEVTKITHKKNPIFHATVVGKPPLEDKFMGYATERIFLPLLQTSVPDLIDYKMPENGVFHNLILAKFNALYPAHATQLMHAFWGVGQMSFVKHAIFVPSNAPRLDDYENLTKYILNRFSPQSMLITSGICDQLDHASPNACFGGKLGIDASNDNSSSAPNLISDDELLHKFKSVNKNILELKQYFLDTKNPICFIKFDKDRLVKQVFDKLKPFDEHFKILIFVDVSSRLENLYMLVWRITNNIDAKRDIFIRNELVCIDATSKFELDGYTREWPKETNCSREVIENLIKKGVLERDEELFEKFEIFG, from the coding sequence ATGCAAAAATATATTGATTTATTAGATAAAAACGGTCTTTTAAAGATAATAGACAAGCCTTGCGATATAGATCTTGAGATAGCTCATCTAAGCTATATAGAAGTTAAAAAAAATAACTCAAAAGCCCTACTTTTCAGAAATCCTACCGATAAAAACGGGAAAAAATTTGACCCTGTTTTAACAAATACTTTTGGAAGCTTTAAAGCTTTAAATTTAATACTTAAAAAAGATAGCAACGAAATAGCAAAAGAGATAGAAAAACTACTAAAACCGACAAAACCTTCTACATTTAAAGAAAAAATAGATTTTTTCACCTATCTTTTAAGCTTAAGATCGGTATTTCCAAAACGTTTAAAAACTAAAGGCGCTTCTCAAGAGTGTGAATTTAAAGAGCCAAATTTATATGATCTGCCGATACTTAAAACTTGGGAAGAAGATGGCGGAGCGTTTGTCACGATGGGGCAAGTTTATACAAAAGATCTAGATTCAAATACACAAAATTTAGGTATGTACCGCTTGCAAGTCCATAGCAAAAACGAACTTGGAATGCACTGGCAAATTCACAAAGACGCTGCTCATTTCTTTCATAAATATAAAAAAGCGGGTATTAAAATGCCAGTAAGCGTAGCGATCGGGGGCGATCCGCTATATATATGGTGTGGTCAAGCTCCACTTCCAAAAAATATTTTTGAGCTGATGCTTTATGGATTCATCAGAAAAACTCCGGCAAAACTAGTTAAATCTCTTACAAACGATATTTTTATCCCGCATGACGCAGACTATGTTATAGAGGGATTTGTAGATACAAATAGACTAAAAGACGAAGGAAAATTCGGCGACCATACAGGATTTTACACGCCAGTAGAACCATTTCCGGTTATGGAAGTTACAAAAATAACTCATAAGAAAAATCCTATCTTTCACGCAACAGTCGTCGGAAAACCGCCACTTGAAGATAAATTTATGGGATATGCAACTGAGCGGATATTTTTGCCACTTTTACAGACTAGTGTGCCTGATTTGATCGATTATAAAATGCCTGAAAATGGGGTTTTTCATAATCTGATTTTAGCTAAATTTAATGCGCTTTATCCTGCTCACGCTACGCAGCTTATGCACGCGTTTTGGGGAGTTGGACAGATGAGTTTTGTAAAACACGCTATTTTTGTGCCATCAAACGCGCCTCGTCTTGATGACTACGAAAATCTTACGAAATATATTTTAAACCGTTTTTCACCACAAAGTATGCTAATAACTAGTGGCATTTGCGACCAGCTTGACCATGCTAGTCCAAATGCTTGCTTTGGCGGCAAACTAGGGATCGACGCAAGTAATGATAACTCATCAAGCGCACCAAATTTGATAAGCGATGATGAGCTGCTACATAAATTTAAAAGCGTAAATAAAAATATCTTAGAGTTAAAACAGTATTTTTTAGATACGAAAAACCCTATTTGTTTTATTAAATTTGATAAAGATAGGCTAGTAAAACAGGTATTTGATAAGCTTAAACCCTTTGATGAGCACTTTAAAATACTGATTTTTGTAGATGTTAGCTCAAGGCTTGAAAATCTATATATGCTTGTTTGGAGAATAACAAACAATATAGATGCAAAGCGCGATATTTTCATACGAAACGAGCTTGTTTGCATAGACGCTACTAGCAAATTTGAGCTTGATGGCTACACTCGCGAATGGCCAAAAGAGACGAACTGTTCAAGAGAAGTCATAGAAAATCTTATCAAAAAAGGCGTTTTGGAACGCGATGAAGAACTGTTTGAAAAATTTGAGATATTTGGATAG
- the yedF gene encoding sulfurtransferase-like selenium metabolism protein YedF, producing the protein MKTNYEITYSLDIQGEACPMPAVATLEALPQLKRGEVLEVLCDCPQAINSIPVDAKNRGFEVLSIEQDGPTLRFIIRKP; encoded by the coding sequence ATGAAAACTAATTATGAGATAACTTATAGTCTTGATATCCAAGGCGAGGCTTGTCCTATGCCAGCAGTTGCTACTTTGGAGGCATTACCACAGCTAAAAAGAGGAGAGGTTTTAGAGGTACTTTGCGACTGTCCACAGGCGATAAACTCTATCCCTGTTGATGCAAAAAACCGCGGTTTTGAAGTTTTATCTATAGAGCAAGATGGTCCGACTCTTAGATTTATCATAAGAAAGCCATAA
- the yedE gene encoding selenium metabolism membrane protein YedE/FdhT produces the protein MISALNQFKQKYLVYFWDTAKSMIALAIIASIYFGFFGTGWQVTGEMTRWGGEFLELFGLDTSKYSYYNMTNLSGSPLTRYEGLVLIGMFIGALIAALFANKVKFRLPASRIRIFQAIVGGILSGFGARLAFGCNLLDFFTGLPYFSLHTWEFAVFMVLGIWCATKVGKLRVFMPKATLEKCGINGKGIEHDKGRAKRHFRYGVVILIATLVWLVYLFVVTEPFKLGVKSSFLPLGLLFGLIFGFIISRGQVCFTSCFRDLFLFGRDNAAKGAFYGMLIATFIVFVLMLNGYSAFVRSFSVAVALGAFLFGFGIVFAGGCECGWTYRAAEGQMHFMIVGVANFAGTAVLAVIYDHIPDWIKAGPKIQFLNEFGSLPGLTLNVGLLLLCIALIFAYKKRFFAKGGY, from the coding sequence ATGATTTCTGCGTTAAATCAATTCAAACAAAAATATCTTGTGTATTTTTGGGACACTGCAAAATCTATGATAGCGCTTGCCATCATAGCTTCTATTTACTTTGGTTTTTTTGGTACTGGTTGGCAAGTCACTGGTGAGATGACGCGCTGGGGCGGTGAGTTTTTAGAGCTTTTTGGTCTTGATACTAGCAAATATAGCTATTATAACATGACAAATCTCTCAGGCAGTCCGCTTACTCGCTATGAAGGACTTGTGCTTATAGGTATGTTTATTGGCGCGCTGATTGCGGCTCTTTTTGCAAATAAGGTTAAATTTCGCCTACCAGCTAGCCGTATACGCATCTTTCAAGCTATAGTTGGCGGTATTCTTTCAGGATTTGGTGCTAGACTTGCTTTTGGTTGTAATCTGCTTGATTTCTTTACCGGACTTCCATATTTTTCTTTGCATACTTGGGAATTTGCTGTGTTTATGGTGCTTGGTATTTGGTGTGCCACAAAGGTTGGTAAGCTAAGAGTTTTTATGCCAAAAGCCACACTTGAAAAATGCGGTATAAATGGCAAAGGCATCGAGCATGATAAAGGACGTGCAAAACGCCATTTTAGATATGGTGTGGTGATTTTGATTGCCACGCTTGTTTGGCTTGTTTATCTTTTTGTCGTTACAGAGCCATTTAAACTTGGCGTAAAATCAAGCTTCCTTCCACTTGGACTTTTGTTTGGGCTTATTTTTGGTTTTATTATATCTCGTGGTCAAGTATGCTTTACATCATGCTTTCGCGATTTGTTTTTGTTTGGTCGTGATAATGCCGCAAAGGGAGCATTTTACGGAATGCTTATTGCTACATTTATAGTTTTTGTGCTTATGTTAAATGGCTACTCAGCTTTTGTTAGGAGCTTTTCAGTTGCCGTTGCTTTGGGTGCGTTTTTATTTGGTTTTGGCATCGTGTTTGCAGGAGGATGCGAATGCGGATGGACTTATAGAGCAGCTGAGGGTCAGATGCATTTTATGATAGTTGGTGTGGCAAATTTCGCCGGAACTGCTGTTTTAGCAGTTATTTACGATCATATTCCAGATTGGATTAAGGCTGGTCCAAAAATTCAGTTTTTAAATGAGTTTGGTTCTTTGCCAGGACTTACATTAAATGTTGGACTTTTATTGCTTTGTATTGCACTGATTTTTGCTTATAAAAAACGATTTTTTGCCAAAGGAGGTTACTAA